A region from the Nostoc sp. HK-01 genome encodes:
- a CDS encoding sugar transferase, with product MTHQSTTTHTTYNNWRNSAPDLRGAAFLKLSKGAWWLRILTLVVVDCSALFLAWKLAQYEGFPVDASRYAQNNYIYELIVIQVASLALQGTYQSGQQRRDYLGIIKTLTFAQGLILLVSVLYQPIIEADKYTLIVSWLLSASFVITGRLVIELALKYLRQRKIIGCNSVFVICEPEYYEQTTKFIKNEKRYIIRGTDTARALDRYNREATLEKLNRLGITEVFIAWDAIKNRMFLCWLFQAAGITVNIIPMHLKPIHRQVYIQKVGGMPCLSVSCPTIIGRDFWLKRMFDFCFTALFLLFASPIYLAIAIAIKLDSPGPVFYKQTRIGLSGKAFKVWKFRTMRPDADKLQKELEALNETKDGIIFKIKDDPRITRIGKFLRRYSLDELPQLFNVLLGEMSLVGPRPLPTRDVDKFLDHHFLRQEVLPGVTGLWQVSGRSNILDFEQVINLDMSYIENWSLQLDFEILLKTVQVVLKKEGAY from the coding sequence ATGACTCATCAAAGTACTACTACTCATACAACCTACAATAACTGGCGTAATTCTGCTCCAGATTTACGCGGTGCTGCATTCCTTAAACTGAGTAAAGGCGCTTGGTGGCTGCGAATACTAACATTAGTAGTAGTCGATTGCTCTGCGTTATTCCTTGCTTGGAAATTAGCGCAATATGAGGGCTTCCCTGTAGATGCTTCTAGATATGCACAAAACAACTACATATATGAGTTGATTGTGATACAAGTAGCATCATTAGCTCTCCAAGGTACATATCAATCCGGTCAGCAACGTCGTGACTATTTGGGTATTATTAAAACACTAACTTTTGCCCAAGGTCTAATCTTACTTGTTAGTGTTTTGTATCAACCTATTATAGAAGCTGATAAATATACATTAATTGTATCTTGGTTGCTAAGTGCAAGTTTTGTAATTACTGGTAGATTAGTAATTGAACTAGCTCTGAAATATTTACGTCAGCGGAAAATAATAGGTTGTAACTCCGTTTTTGTTATTTGTGAACCTGAATATTATGAACAAACTACCAAATTTATTAAAAACGAAAAACGTTACATAATTCGAGGGACTGACACAGCTAGAGCCTTAGATAGATATAATCGGGAAGCCACTTTAGAAAAACTTAACAGATTAGGAATAACAGAAGTTTTTATTGCTTGGGATGCTATCAAAAATCGGATGTTTTTATGCTGGCTATTTCAAGCAGCAGGTATAACCGTAAATATTATCCCGATGCACTTAAAGCCTATACATAGACAAGTATACATTCAAAAAGTTGGTGGAATGCCTTGTTTAAGTGTGAGTTGTCCCACAATCATTGGTAGAGACTTCTGGCTGAAGCGGATGTTTGATTTTTGTTTTACTGCTTTGTTTTTACTTTTTGCCTCACCTATTTATTTAGCGATCGCTATTGCCATTAAACTAGATTCTCCAGGTCCAGTATTTTATAAGCAAACTCGTATTGGTCTAAGTGGAAAAGCATTTAAAGTATGGAAATTCCGGACAATGAGACCGGATGCCGATAAACTCCAAAAAGAATTAGAAGCTTTAAACGAAACCAAAGATGGTATCATTTTTAAAATCAAAGATGATCCTCGTATTACCAGAATAGGCAAATTTCTCCGTCGTTACAGCCTAGACGAATTACCACAACTGTTTAACGTCCTACTAGGAGAAATGAGTCTGGTTGGCCCTCGTCCTCTGCCTACTAGAGATGTAGATAAATTCTTAGATCATCATTTCTTGCGTCAAGAAGTTTTACCTGGGGTAACAGGTCTTTGGCAAGTATCAGGACGCTCCAACATTTTAGATTTTGAACAAGTTATCAATTTAGATATGAGCTACATTGAAAACTGGTCACTGCAATTGGATTTCGAGATTTTACTGAAAACAGTTCAAGTAGTCTTGAAAAAAGAAGGCGCATACTAA
- a CDS encoding pentapeptide repeat-containing protein — MANQEHLVLLKAGAVTWSEWRQQNPQIQPDLSAANLQGENLRGANLQKVNLTKADLSQALLVRANLNGADLSGANLYQAKLIEANLSAANFSVANLRGATLTQADLSYANFIGADLSEANLKESAIANAILIGTDLKDANLRGADLGAAKLIRANLAYANLIEANLITSDLSKANLYKADLIGAYLYKTDMCSCNLSYAYLSSAYMLQANLSEADLTGANLSYAHLQGANLAGANLNGANLTGTKLRGANLIGANLEDAIVPDVCH; from the coding sequence ATGGCAAATCAAGAGCATCTGGTTTTATTGAAAGCAGGTGCAGTTACCTGGAGTGAATGGAGACAGCAGAATCCTCAAATTCAACCAGACCTCAGCGCTGCAAACTTGCAAGGAGAAAATCTCAGAGGTGCTAACCTGCAAAAAGTCAACTTGACCAAAGCAGATTTGAGTCAGGCTTTACTTGTACGTGCTAACCTCAACGGTGCAGATTTGAGTGGTGCAAACCTTTATCAAGCCAAGCTAATTGAAGCAAACTTGAGTGCAGCTAACTTTAGTGTGGCTAATTTAAGGGGTGCAACTTTAACACAAGCAGATTTAAGTTATGCCAATTTCATTGGTGCTGACTTAAGTGAAGCAAATTTAAAAGAAAGTGCGATCGCTAATGCTATCCTTATCGGCACAGACCTGAAAGATGCTAACCTCAGAGGTGCTGATTTAGGTGCGGCTAAACTCATTCGTGCTAACCTTGCTTATGCCAACTTGATAGAAGCCAACTTGATTACATCTGACCTTAGCAAAGCCAACCTCTACAAAGCAGATTTAATTGGCGCTTACCTTTACAAAACAGATATGTGCAGTTGTAATCTTAGCTATGCCTACCTAAGTAGCGCATATATGCTGCAAGCAAACCTCAGTGAAGCTGACTTAACAGGCGCAAACTTGAGTTATGCTCACCTTCAAGGAGCCAACTTGGCAGGTGCGAATCTGAATGGCGCTAACTTAACTGGTACTAAACTCCGAGGCGCTAACCTCATCGGCGCAAATCTTGAGGATGCCATTGTACCTGATGTATGTCATTAA
- a CDS encoding 3,4-dihydroxy-2-butanone 4-phosphate synthase: protein MPKPTRQSYGNPAESDNSQMSVAPPAGETTDHAAQPTFKFDSIDAALADLKAGRVIVVVDDENRENEGDLICAAQFATPDMINFMAVQARGLICLAMTGARLDELDLPLMVTNITDTNQTAFTVSIDAGPHLGVSTGISADDRARTIQVALNPATTPLDLRRPGHIFPIRAKAGGVLKRAGHTEAAVDLSRLAGLYPAGVICEIQNPDGSMARLPQLIEYAKNYNLKIISIADLISYRLQHDRLVIRESIAELPTQFGHFKIYAYRHTLDNCEHVAIVKGDPATFKDEPVMVRMHSECLTGDALGSLRCDCRMQLQAALNMIESAGQGVVVYLRQEGRGIGLINKLKAYSLQDMGLDTVEANERLGFPADLRDYGMGAQMLMDLGVKNIRLITNNPRKIAGVKGYGLEVVDRVPLLIESNDYNSYYLATKAKKLGHMLLQTYLVTIAIHWQDDPQSVTKRYERLEKLRHFAKTNDLLLQEEARPLAIALFDEPSLTVHLGFDQPKVASCDWYKQTGHPYLQAVFQIIDNLATLPYIQKLEFLISSGCDPLTNLQVQLDRQILSLDTLPSSISDSLEKQKIYSFTKKSE, encoded by the coding sequence ATGCCTAAACCTACACGGCAGTCTTATGGCAATCCAGCTGAGAGCGATAACTCGCAAATGAGTGTAGCTCCTCCAGCAGGAGAAACCACTGATCATGCTGCTCAACCAACTTTTAAATTTGATTCGATTGATGCTGCTTTGGCAGATCTCAAAGCGGGTCGCGTCATTGTGGTGGTTGATGACGAAAATCGAGAAAATGAAGGTGATTTGATTTGTGCTGCTCAATTTGCCACACCTGACATGATCAATTTCATGGCGGTGCAAGCAAGAGGGCTAATTTGTCTAGCGATGACAGGCGCTCGCCTCGACGAGCTAGATTTACCTTTGATGGTAACTAACATTACGGACACTAACCAAACTGCGTTCACAGTTAGTATCGACGCTGGCCCTCATTTAGGTGTTAGCACAGGCATTTCCGCAGACGATCGCGCTCGGACTATTCAAGTTGCCCTCAACCCCGCCACCACACCTTTAGATTTACGTCGTCCTGGGCATATTTTCCCCATTCGCGCCAAAGCAGGCGGTGTTCTCAAACGCGCCGGACATACAGAAGCGGCTGTAGATTTATCTCGATTGGCTGGACTTTACCCAGCGGGGGTGATTTGCGAAATCCAAAACCCCGATGGTTCAATGGCGCGGCTACCCCAGCTAATTGAGTACGCCAAAAACTACAATTTAAAAATTATCAGTATTGCGGACTTAATCAGTTATCGTCTGCAACACGATCGCCTCGTGATCCGCGAAAGTATTGCCGAGTTACCCACACAATTCGGTCATTTCAAAATTTACGCTTACCGCCACACCCTCGACAATTGCGAACACGTTGCTATTGTCAAAGGCGACCCCGCCACTTTTAAAGATGAACCAGTTATGGTGCGGATGCACTCAGAATGTTTAACTGGTGATGCTTTGGGGTCTTTGCGTTGTGACTGTCGAATGCAGTTACAAGCTGCTTTAAACATGATTGAAAGTGCGGGTCAAGGTGTCGTTGTTTACCTGCGTCAAGAAGGTCGGGGTATTGGCTTAATTAATAAACTGAAAGCCTACTCCTTACAGGATATGGGTTTAGATACAGTAGAAGCCAACGAGCGTTTAGGATTTCCCGCCGACCTGCGCGACTATGGTATGGGAGCGCAAATGCTCATGGATTTAGGTGTAAAAAATATCCGCTTAATTACCAATAATCCCCGCAAGATTGCTGGGGTTAAAGGCTATGGCTTGGAAGTAGTTGATCGCGTACCCTTATTAATTGAGTCCAACGATTACAATTCCTATTACCTCGCAACCAAAGCGAAAAAGTTAGGTCACATGCTGTTGCAGACCTATCTAGTGACCATCGCCATTCATTGGCAAGATGACCCCCAATCAGTCACGAAACGTTATGAACGGTTGGAAAAATTGCGCCATTTTGCCAAAACTAATGATTTATTGTTGCAAGAAGAAGCCCGTCCTTTGGCGATCGCTTTATTCGATGAACCATCTTTGACTGTACACTTAGGGTTTGACCAACCAAAAGTAGCCAGTTGTGATTGGTACAAGCAAACTGGCCATCCTTACCTGCAAGCAGTCTTCCAAATTATAGATAATCTAGCCACATTACCCTACATTCAGAAACTCGAATTTCTGATTTCTTCTGGTTGTGACCCTCTGACTAATTTGCAAGTTCAACTTGATCGTCAGATTTTATCTTTAGATACTTTGCCTTCATCTATTAGCGATAGTCTGGAAAAGCAGAAAATTTATAGCTTTACCAAAAAATCTGAGTAA
- a CDS encoding N-acetyl-gamma-glutamyl-phosphate reductase has product MGNFRRVPVGIVGASGYGGVQLVRLLMEHPEVELVYLGGESSAGKSFGDLYPHLAHLVNLPIEAVDPEVMAHRCEVVFLSLPNGLACQIAPQLLEKGCKVLDLSADYRFSNLATYTSWYGQERSDRTAAATAVYGLPELYRDRISEAQLVGCPGCYPTASLLALSPLLKQGLIVPETAIIDAKSGTSGGGRQAKVNLLLAEADNSLAAYGVVRHRHTPEIEQICSELAGHEVTVQFTPHLIPMVRGILATVYATLRDPGLARDDLITIYNAFYRNSPWVKVCQSGVYPQTKWACGSNLCFIGVEVDPRTGRVIVMSAIDNLIKGQAGQAIQCMNLMLGWEETLGLPKLGFYP; this is encoded by the coding sequence ATGGGCAATTTTAGGCGCGTACCCGTTGGGATTGTTGGCGCGTCAGGCTATGGTGGAGTGCAGCTAGTTCGACTACTTATGGAACATCCAGAGGTGGAACTAGTTTATTTAGGCGGTGAGAGCAGTGCGGGGAAATCGTTTGGGGATCTTTACCCACATTTGGCTCATTTAGTAAATTTGCCAATAGAGGCGGTAGATCCAGAAGTTATGGCTCACCGCTGCGAAGTTGTGTTTTTATCTCTCCCAAATGGTCTGGCTTGCCAAATTGCACCGCAATTATTAGAAAAAGGATGTAAAGTACTGGATTTGAGTGCCGATTATCGATTTAGTAATCTGGCAACTTATACCAGTTGGTATGGACAAGAAAGAAGCGATCGCACTGCGGCGGCTACAGCAGTTTATGGTTTACCGGAACTCTACCGCGATCGCATTAGCGAAGCCCAATTAGTAGGCTGTCCTGGCTGTTATCCTACTGCCAGCTTGTTAGCATTATCACCACTGTTAAAGCAAGGCTTGATTGTGCCAGAAACCGCCATTATCGATGCCAAGTCTGGCACATCTGGCGGTGGGCGGCAAGCCAAAGTCAACTTATTACTTGCTGAAGCTGATAACTCCCTCGCTGCTTATGGTGTCGTTCGTCACCGCCACACCCCAGAAATTGAGCAGATTTGTAGCGAATTAGCGGGTCATGAGGTGACTGTACAATTTACGCCCCACCTCATACCAATGGTGCGCGGTATTTTGGCGACTGTCTACGCCACACTCCGCGATCCCGGCTTGGCTAGAGATGATTTAATTACAATTTACAACGCTTTCTACCGTAACTCTCCTTGGGTAAAAGTTTGCCAAAGTGGTGTTTACCCCCAAACAAAATGGGCGTGCGGTAGCAATCTTTGCTTTATTGGTGTTGAAGTTGACCCGCGTACAGGTCGTGTAATTGTCATGTCAGCCATTGACAACTTGATTAAAGGACAAGCGGGTCAAGCCATTCAGTGTATGAACTTGATGCTGGGCTGGGAAGAAACCTTGGGTTTGCCCAAGTTGGGATTTTATCCCTAG
- a CDS encoding enolase, translating to MSNIVDTAIEAIVAREILDSRGRPTVEAEVHLLNGAVGLAQVPSGASTGTFEAHELRDDDKSRYGGKGVLKAVQNVKEVLTPKLLNLDALNQELIDRTMIAVDGSANKSNLGANAILAVSLAAAKAGAESLGIPLYRYLGGPLANLLPVPLMNVINGGAHAANNVDFQEFMIVPVGASSFKEALRWGAEVFATLSKVLDEKGLLTGVGDEGGFAPNLESNQVALELLVAAIKKAGYKPGEEVALALDVAASEFYKNGQYVYDGKPHSPAEFIDYLGQLVDQYPIVSIEDGLHEEDWSNWQLLTQKLGSRVQLVGDDLFVTNATRLRKGIDEKAGNAILIKLNQIGSLTETLETIDLATRNSFRSVISHRSGETEDTTIADLAVATRAGQIKTGSLCRSERVAKYNRLLRIEDELGDRAIYAGAVGLGAK from the coding sequence ATGAGTAACATTGTAGATACAGCCATAGAGGCGATTGTGGCACGGGAAATTCTCGATTCACGAGGTAGACCGACAGTTGAAGCCGAGGTGCATTTGCTAAATGGTGCTGTGGGACTAGCGCAGGTTCCCAGTGGAGCCTCTACAGGAACTTTTGAAGCCCACGAACTGCGGGACGATGATAAAAGCCGTTACGGCGGTAAAGGCGTTCTCAAGGCAGTGCAGAACGTCAAAGAAGTGCTGACCCCAAAATTGTTAAACTTGGATGCCCTAAACCAAGAATTAATCGACCGAACAATGATTGCGGTTGATGGTTCGGCTAACAAATCTAATTTAGGTGCAAATGCAATTTTGGCTGTTTCCCTAGCTGCGGCGAAAGCTGGTGCTGAATCTCTGGGGATTCCCCTTTATCGCTATTTGGGCGGGCCTTTGGCAAATTTGTTACCAGTCCCGTTGATGAATGTAATTAATGGTGGCGCACACGCAGCCAACAATGTGGATTTTCAAGAGTTTATGATTGTCCCAGTGGGTGCGTCTTCTTTTAAGGAAGCTTTACGTTGGGGTGCAGAAGTATTTGCTACTCTCAGCAAAGTCTTGGATGAAAAGGGTTTGCTGACTGGTGTGGGCGATGAAGGTGGTTTCGCGCCTAACCTAGAATCTAACCAAGTAGCTTTAGAATTGCTAGTAGCGGCGATTAAAAAAGCGGGTTACAAGCCAGGAGAAGAAGTAGCTTTGGCCTTAGATGTGGCAGCTAGTGAGTTTTACAAAAATGGTCAGTATGTTTACGATGGTAAACCTCACTCTCCCGCTGAGTTCATTGATTATTTAGGACAATTAGTTGACCAGTACCCAATTGTTTCCATTGAAGATGGTTTGCATGAAGAAGATTGGTCTAACTGGCAACTGCTGACCCAGAAATTAGGCTCACGGGTGCAATTGGTGGGTGATGACTTGTTTGTAACGAATGCTACCCGCTTGCGGAAAGGCATTGACGAAAAAGCTGGTAACGCCATTTTGATTAAACTCAACCAAATCGGTTCTCTCACCGAAACCTTAGAAACAATTGACTTGGCAACACGCAACAGTTTCCGGTCAGTGATTAGCCATCGTTCTGGTGAAACCGAAGACACAACAATTGCTGATTTGGCAGTGGCTACCCGTGCAGGTCAAATTAAAACCGGTTCTCTGTGTCGTAGCGAACGAGTCGCTAAATACAACCGCTTACTCCGCATTGAGGATGAATTAGGCGATCGCGCCATTTATGCTGGTGCTGTTGGTTTAGGGGCAAAATAG
- a CDS encoding Mg-protoporphyrin IX methyl transferase, with protein MNAADDKTIVREYFNSTGFDRWKRIYGDGEVNKVQLDIRYGHQQTVDKVIGWLKNDGNLSELSICDAGCGVGSLSIPLATEGAKVYASDISDKMVEEGKQRALEALGNSTNPSFAVQDLESLSGNYHTVICLDVLIHYPQDKADEMISHLCSLAESRIILSFAPKTCALSLLKKIGGFFPGASKTTRAYLHREADVVKIIEKNGFAVQRQEMTKTRFYYSRLLEATRK; from the coding sequence ATGAACGCAGCCGACGATAAAACGATTGTTCGTGAGTATTTCAATTCCACAGGGTTTGACCGCTGGAAGCGGATTTACGGTGATGGCGAAGTCAATAAAGTTCAGCTAGACATTCGCTATGGTCATCAACAAACCGTAGATAAGGTTATCGGCTGGCTGAAAAATGATGGCAATTTATCTGAGCTATCAATCTGCGATGCTGGCTGTGGTGTAGGTAGTCTCAGCATTCCCTTAGCTACTGAAGGTGCTAAAGTTTATGCCAGTGATATTTCCGACAAAATGGTGGAAGAAGGTAAACAAAGAGCTTTAGAAGCTTTGGGAAATTCCACCAATCCTAGTTTTGCCGTCCAAGATTTAGAATCTTTAAGTGGCAACTACCACACCGTAATTTGCTTGGATGTTCTCATTCATTACCCCCAAGACAAAGCCGATGAGATGATTTCTCATCTTTGTTCTTTGGCAGAATCACGGATAATCCTCAGTTTTGCACCCAAAACTTGCGCTCTCAGTCTCCTCAAAAAGATTGGCGGTTTCTTTCCAGGTGCCAGCAAGACTACTCGTGCTTATCTACACCGCGAAGCTGATGTGGTAAAGATTATCGAAAAAAATGGCTTTGCCGTCCAGCGTCAAGAAATGACCAAAACGCGCTTCTATTACTCCCGCTTACTGGAAGCTACACGGAAGTAA
- a CDS encoding DNA polymerase III, delta prime subunit, translating to MTTNLFAQLVGQQQAIELLTEAVRQNRVAPAYLFIGTDGVGRSLAARCFVELLFSDTVEARLVASVQNRVRQGNHPDLLWVQPTYQYQGQRLTAAEAAEKKLKRKAPPLIRLEQIREITQFLSRPPLEAPRNVVVLEEAQTMAEAAANALLKTLEEPGQATIILIAPSPESVLSTLVSRCQKIPFYRLDTAALTQVLLQKNHQEVLQHPAILNIAGGSPGSAIACYEQLQVIPPELLTNLTSAPKSSRHALELAKKIDKDLDTESQLWLIDYLQHSYWQQWHQSGIVHQLEQARKALLVYAQPRLVWECTLLSVYQQCNLQN from the coding sequence ATGACTACTAATTTATTTGCACAACTTGTTGGACAACAGCAAGCCATAGAATTACTGACTGAGGCTGTTAGGCAAAATAGAGTTGCGCCAGCTTATTTGTTTATTGGGACAGATGGTGTCGGCAGGAGTTTAGCTGCTCGGTGTTTTGTAGAATTATTATTTTCTGATACTGTCGAGGCGCGGTTGGTTGCATCTGTGCAGAATCGGGTGCGTCAAGGGAACCATCCTGATTTGTTATGGGTACAGCCAACATATCAATATCAAGGGCAAAGATTAACAGCCGCCGAAGCCGCCGAGAAAAAACTCAAGCGTAAAGCACCACCGTTAATTCGGTTAGAACAAATTCGAGAAATTACACAATTTCTCAGCCGTCCGCCTTTAGAAGCACCAAGAAATGTAGTGGTGCTAGAAGAAGCGCAAACAATGGCAGAAGCAGCGGCAAATGCTCTACTAAAAACTTTAGAGGAACCGGGACAAGCAACCATAATTTTAATTGCTCCTTCTCCTGAGTCTGTGTTGTCAACTTTGGTTTCGCGCTGTCAAAAAATTCCTTTTTATCGCTTAGATACAGCAGCTTTAACTCAAGTATTGCTGCAAAAAAATCATCAAGAAGTTTTGCAGCATCCGGCTATTTTGAATATAGCAGGTGGCAGTCCAGGAAGTGCGATCGCTTGTTATGAACAATTACAAGTCATTCCCCCTGAGTTACTCACAAATTTAACCTCAGCCCCAAAATCTTCTCGTCATGCTTTAGAATTAGCTAAAAAAATTGACAAAGATTTAGATACAGAATCACAACTGTGGTTAATTGATTATCTCCAACATTCTTATTGGCAACAGTGGCATCAATCGGGAATTGTTCATCAGTTAGAACAGGCACGTAAAGCTCTTTTAGTTTATGCTCAACCGCGCTTGGTTTGGGAATGTACTTTATTATCTGTCTATCAACAATGCAATCTGCAAAACTAA
- a CDS encoding peptidase U62 modulator of DNA gyrase: protein MGSENFSHDTLAEQLLELAIKSGAEAAEVYQSHSLSRPVFFEANRLKQLETSQSEGTTLRLWRNGCPGLTVAYGNVSPQAMVERALALSELNPPETIELVSNSKPDYPDLGKSVPIEVLVNWGKEAIAIIRDTYPDVLCNSDWECDVETTRLVNSQGLDCYYTDTTLSCYMSAEWVRGDDFLSVSDGQTQRNTLDPEKLAYQILQRLVWAKENVAPPNGRIPVLFTSKAADMLWGTAQAALNGKRVLEAASPWGERMNQQVVAPNLTLYQDPEAGPYSCPFDDEGTPTTALVFVKDGILQHFYGDRTTGYQLGVGSTGNGFRPGLGSYPTPGLFNFLIQPGAAPLRDLIRQLDNGLIVDQMLGGSGGISGDFSINIDLGYRVKNGQVIGRVKDTMVAGNVYTALKHVVELGNDADWNGSCYTPSLIVEGLSTTSRNH from the coding sequence ATGGGTTCTGAAAATTTCTCACACGATACACTAGCAGAACAACTGCTGGAACTAGCCATTAAATCGGGAGCCGAAGCCGCTGAGGTGTATCAGTCGCATTCGCTTTCTCGTCCGGTTTTTTTTGAGGCTAACCGCCTTAAACAACTAGAAACCAGTCAATCGGAAGGTACAACGCTACGGTTATGGCGCAATGGTTGTCCAGGACTAACTGTTGCTTATGGTAATGTTTCACCCCAGGCGATGGTGGAACGGGCTTTAGCTTTGAGTGAACTAAATCCGCCAGAAACAATCGAGTTGGTGAGTAACTCTAAGCCAGATTACCCAGACTTAGGGAAAAGTGTACCCATAGAAGTTTTAGTCAACTGGGGTAAAGAAGCGATCGCCATTATCCGCGATACTTACCCAGATGTGCTATGCAACAGTGACTGGGAATGTGATGTGGAAACTACTAGACTTGTGAATAGTCAAGGTCTAGATTGTTACTACACTGATACTACCCTGAGTTGTTATATGTCAGCCGAATGGGTCAGGGGTGATGATTTTTTGAGTGTTTCTGATGGTCAAACTCAACGCAATACTCTAGACCCAGAAAAGTTAGCTTATCAAATTTTACAAAGGTTAGTCTGGGCAAAAGAAAATGTTGCGCCCCCTAACGGTCGCATACCGGTTTTATTTACTTCTAAAGCAGCTGATATGCTGTGGGGAACTGCCCAAGCCGCTTTAAATGGTAAACGTGTGTTAGAAGCAGCTTCGCCTTGGGGAGAACGGATGAATCAACAAGTCGTTGCTCCTAATTTGACACTTTATCAAGACCCGGAAGCTGGCCCTTATAGTTGCCCTTTTGATGATGAAGGAACGCCGACAACAGCTTTAGTGTTTGTCAAAGATGGCATATTACAGCATTTTTATGGCGATCGCACTACAGGCTATCAACTAGGTGTCGGCTCTACTGGTAATGGTTTTCGCCCTGGTTTAGGTAGCTATCCCACTCCTGGGTTATTTAATTTCTTAATTCAGCCTGGTGCTGCACCACTGCGAGATTTAATTCGGCAATTAGATAACGGTCTAATTGTAGATCAAATGTTAGGTGGTAGCGGTGGTATTTCGGGAGACTTTTCCATCAACATTGATTTAGGCTACCGGGTGAAAAATGGTCAAGTTATTGGCCGTGTAAAAGACACGATGGTTGCAGGTAATGTGTACACAGCCTTAAAACACGTCGTAGAGTTGGGTAATGATGCGGATTGGAATGGTTCTTGTTATACCCCATCTTTAATAGTTGAAGGACTATCTACCACCAGCAGAAATCATTAA